The Streptomyces vinaceus genome contains the following window.
TGGGCAGCCGGGACCGGAAAGATGATAGGGAACGAGCCAAGGGCGGCCGCCGGCGGGTGAGTTACCGGCGTCCGGCCAGTGCGCTGTCGGCGTTGTCGAGGAGGTTGCGGAAGGTGCGGGTGATCACCGGCCGTACGAGGCGGCGGGTGAGGAAGGTGCCGATCACGGGTACGGGGATCTCGGCGCGGGTGGTCCAGCGCACGTGCGTACCGCCGTCGACCTCGGTGACGTCATCCGGCCGAGCTCGTGCCGGGACGGCGGCGGGCTGCGATCGACGACGTACTCCGTGGCGTACGGAGGGTCGTAGAGGGTGATGCGCTCACGGGACCGGCCGGTCGGCCAGAGGTGGTCGCGGACCGCGCCGACCCCGTACGGCGCCTGCGCGCCCCGGCGGGTGGCGACTTCGCCCGAGCCCCGCCAGGAGTCGTCGAGCAGGAGCCGCGCCGAGGCGGCGATGTCGTACGCCGCCTCGGCGCTCGGCGCGGCCGGGTCGGCCGGCGCGAGCCAGAAGACGGCCTCGGCGCCGGCACACGCCCGGTCGATCACGGCGGCGTCGCCGTGCGAGCCCACGACCTCGGTGCGCTCGCGTACCTGCGGTGCGAGGCGCGCGGGGTCGCGGACGACGAGGTGGCGTCGAACACCCTTAGCCGGCCCGGCGCGTGGCGCCGGATCCGCGACACCGGGTCGGGGCTCGCCGCCGAGTTCGCCCGCGAGTCGCGCGGTGTCGTGGGCACCCCCACTCTCTGCCGCCGCGAAGCCCACGACCATGCAAGGATCGGCAAGCAATCCTTGACTCAGAGAGAAAAAATGCAGGTCGGCTCGGGTGTGACTCAGTGACGGCGTCAGCTGCTCCGGGGAGCGACCGGCTTGTGGCCGGGATACACGTGAGCGGGCGTCACGATGGAGGTGACCGCCTGGCCGAAGAGCGTGCTGGGCTCCTGGTTCTGGTACTGGTCATCGGTGTTGAGGAGGATGACCATGGTCGCCCGGGCCGGCGGCAGGTAGACCGGAAGGACCTCGTACCCGGGGATCGATCCGTTGTGTCCGATCCAGCCCTGGACGTCGAAGATGCCCAGCCCGTACCCGTCACCGGGAAGGTTCATCGGGGTCGTCTTCAGGCGCTCGGCCTGGGTCGCGGGCGTCAGCAGCCTGCCGGTGGCCAGGGTCTGGGCCCAACTGCGCAGGTCCTGGAGGTCGGAGACCATCTCGCCCGCCGCCCAGGCCCAGGAGGGGTTCCAGTGGGTCGAGTCCTCGATCCTGCCCGAGGCCGTCTGGTCGGTGTAGCCGTGCGCGTACGGCTCCGGCAGGGCCGCACTGGTCGGGAAGACCGTGTTCCGCAGCCCGGCCGGTGCCAGGACGTCCCGCGTGATGACCTCGTGGAGCGGGCGGCCGGTGACCTTCTCGACGACCAGGCCGAGCAGGATCAGGTTCGTGTTGGAGTAGTCGAACCGTGCGCCCGGCGGGAACTGCACGGGGTGCCCGAAGGAGTAGCCGAGCAACTGCTGCGGTGTGAAGCTCCGTTCCGGGTCCGCCTGCAGCTTCTTGATGAAGCCCTCGTCCATGCTGTAGTTGAAGAGGCCGCTGCGCATGCCGGCCAGTTGGCGAAGGGTGATGCGCTCCCCGTTCGGAACCCCTTGGACGTACGTGCCGATCGGGTCGTCCAGGCCGATCCTCTTCTGGTCGACGAGCTGGAGGAGGGCGGTGACCGTGAACGTCTTGGTCTCGCTGCCGATGCGTACGTGCAGGTCGGTGGTCATCGGTGCGCGGGTCGCCCGGTCGGCCACGCCGAAGGTCTTCACGTAGCTCCCCTTGCCGGGGGCCCACAGCCCCACGGTCACCCCCGGCACCTTCGTCTCGCGCATGACCTGGCGTATGGCCGCGTCCAGGCGCGCCGCGACGGCCGGGGTGAGCTGCGGGAATTGGGCGTCGGGGTCCGGGGTGGGGGTGGAGGCGGTGACGGACACCGCCCGGGCGGTGGTCGTGCCGTGGGCGCTCGTCGTCCTGTGGCCGGTCGTCGTGCCGGGGCCGGCGGAGCCGGCGACCGTCGGGCCGGTGAGCAGGCCCGCGGCCGCCACGGCCGCGCAGGCCCGGACCAGCAGGATGTGGGTTGGCTTCACGGCACGTTCTCCCGCCGTCCGAGGGCCCCGGGCAACGTCACCAGCGTAGGCCCGCGCCGCCGCGGTCGCGCGGTGAGCCGTGCCGGGGGCAGGGCTCACCGCGCGGGCCGCCAACCGCCGGTCAGGTTCCGCAGAACGGGGCGGTCCGTACGTATCCGCCGAGGTTCTCGTCGTCGGTGCCGAGGAGGGCGTCGCCGGATCCCGGCGGGCACTCGACCGCCTCGATCTTGTACTGCGGAAACGTGCCGAGCAGGGTCGGGGAGGGCGCGAGCGTGACCCGTACCCGGCCCGTCGCCGACACGCTCACCCGGCCCGCCTCGCTTACCGCGGAGTCGAACGGCCCGTCGTCGCCCGCGTCCGCCGCCGAACTCACCAGGATCCGCCCGGAGTCGGTCACCGAGATGTCGGAGATGTGCCGCGCGGCTCCGGCGTCCGGATACGGTGCCCGGTACGTGCGGCGGGTGACGCCGCCGAACTGCGGCTGCCCCCACGACGCGAACGTGAGCGGAGCCGAGTACAGCGTGGCGGGACGCTCCGCGCCCGCTCCGCGGTCCGCCCAGAGGGCGGCGAGGTTCCCGTTCCGGCCCACCAGCGCGAAGCCCTCGAAGTCGTCGCCCTCACCGATCGACGGCAGCGGCGCGTAGTCGACGACCGTGGCGGTGTCGCCGACGACCTTCAGGCGGTAGACGATGCCGCGACTGGCCACCGCCATGTACTCGGAGGGCATGCCGGGGATGGCTTCGATCGCCTCCAGGTCGGAAGGTTCCGGCCCGTCCCAGGTCACCGGGGAGATGTCGTCGGAGCCCTCCCGGTGGGTGATCCGGGACAGGCGCCTCTGCCCGCTGCCCTTGTTGTCGTGCACGACCAGCGCCTGGACCTTCGCCCCGTCCGCGCTACGGCCTTCGAACGCGATGCCGCTGACACCGCCGAGGGCGTCGGCGCCCACCTTCTGCCATGGGGCCGCCGCGCCTGCCTGGGTGGTGCCGAGCATCGTCAGCAGCGCCATCGTCGCGGCCGGCCAGGCCGCGCGCTGCACCATCGGGAGCTTCACTGGGGATCGTTCGCCTTCCCTCCGACAGACGCGATGTCACGCGCCGGAAGGCAGGCTATTGATCATGGTCGGTGCAGCTCAACGACCGTTGCGCCATGTGGGGGGAGCGCGAAGGGGCGACGGCGCCGGGCCTCCGCGCCCCCCGGTGCGGCCGTCGGCTCAGCGGATGGTCACGGTCGTGGACGGGGAGGTCCAGTTGCCGGCCATCACGCGCAGCTCTTCCTTGCCCTTGGTCTTGAAGGTGTTGTCGAAGGAGAAGCTGGAGCCCTGCTTGATGAGGGTGTTGGCGTGGAGGGTGGTCCACTTGGAGCCGTTCTTGTGCTGGAGGACCACCTTCGTACCGATGGGCAGGCCCTTGGAGCGGCCGGTGAAGGTGACCTTCTCACCGGCCTTCACCTCGGTCGGCGCGGCCTTGAGGCTGATCTCTCCGGCCGGTGAAGGAGCCTGCGTCGCCGCGGCGGCGGACGTGGTCGCACTCGCGATCACGGTCGCGAGCCCTCCACCCGTCAGCAGGGCCGTGGACAGGGCACCGGAGGCGAGGAAGCGAGCGATACGACGTGGTGTGGCCATCTGGTCGGACTCCCGTCTGGAACGGATTCACGTTCCCCCACGCGGTTCGAACCGCTCCGATGCTAGCTGCGGCCCCTCCGGACGGGCGACTTGATCATGGGAAAGCCCTGTTCACAGCCCCGATCAAGGTACGTGAGTGTGGCGGATTCAAAAGTGTATCGGTTGCACTTTTGTATCCGTTGTGCTCTT
Protein-coding sequences here:
- a CDS encoding serine hydrolase domain-containing protein; this encodes MKPTHILLVRACAAVAAAGLLTGPTVAGSAGPGTTTGHRTTSAHGTTTARAVSVTASTPTPDPDAQFPQLTPAVAARLDAAIRQVMRETKVPGVTVGLWAPGKGSYVKTFGVADRATRAPMTTDLHVRIGSETKTFTVTALLQLVDQKRIGLDDPIGTYVQGVPNGERITLRQLAGMRSGLFNYSMDEGFIKKLQADPERSFTPQQLLGYSFGHPVQFPPGARFDYSNTNLILLGLVVEKVTGRPLHEVITRDVLAPAGLRNTVFPTSAALPEPYAHGYTDQTASGRIEDSTHWNPSWAWAAGEMVSDLQDLRSWAQTLATGRLLTPATQAERLKTTPMNLPGDGYGLGIFDVQGWIGHNGSIPGYEVLPVYLPPARATMVILLNTDDQYQNQEPSTLFGQAVTSIVTPAHVYPGHKPVAPRSS